CAACCTCCTGCCCCTGGCCCTCTCCCTGGCGGGTCACAGCACCCCTCTGATGCTGGCGGTCCTGGGGAGCGAGAACTTCTGCTGGGGTCTGGGTACGACCGCCTATACCGCCCTGCTCATGCGCCTCTGCGACCTGGACAGCACCGCCACCCAGTACGCTGTCCTCTCCAGTCTCATGGCCCTTTCCCGCACGGTGCTGGTGGCCCCGGCCGGTTGGGTGAAGGCGGCAGCCGGGTGGCCGGGCTACTTTCTCTTCGCCGCTTGCCTGGCCATTCCCGGACTGCTGCTCCTGATGCGATACGCGCGCTGGCAGTTCCCGGCACGGGAGGCCTGAAACGGCAAGGCCCACCGGGGAGGCGGGCCTTGCCAGGAAGGATGGGAGCCCTCAGGGGATCGGGAAGACAGGACTGGCGTTGGCGGGCCAGTAGCTGTGGTCAGAGAAGACCACCTTCATCTCCCACTTCTGGGGCTTGTCGGTCTTGACCCACTGGGCGAAGGCCAGGGGGCAGCGGTTGAAGTGGTCTGCATCGAACTTCACCCGGTGATAGATGGTCTTGAGGTCGGTCTGGGCCAGGGCGGCGTTGACCTTGTCAGGAGCGGCGGATCCTGCCCGCTGGATGGCGTCCACCAGGACCTGGATGGCGGCGTAGCCCGTCGCCACCGCCGGATTGGGGGCCTTGGAGGTGGCCTTGGTCCACCGTTCCGTCAGGTCAGGGGGGTTGTGCCGCCGATGCCTGGTGCATCCTTGATGGAGGGGTCCCACCACTGCTCGGTACCGATGCCGTTGGGCAGATCGCCACCCAGCTGCATGATGTCGTCGTGGAAGAGAGCCGCCCTGCCCATGATCACGATCTTGGGCTTGAGGCCCTGAGCCCGGGCCTGCTGGTAGGCCTTGACGAAGAAGGGGCTGGGGGCGTTGCCGATGAGGATCTCCACCCCAGCCTCCTTCCAGGCCTTGATGGCAGGTGAGAAGTCGGTCGTGTCCAGGGGCATCAGGCCAACCTTCTGATCCAGGCCCACCAGGGTGAAGCCCAGATTGCGAAGGGAGGCCGGCAGGTTGTGGTAGTTCTCATTGCCATCCGGGTCGTCGGAGCAGAGGAGGCCGATTTTCTTGTTGGTCTTCCCGCCACAGGCATTCAGCATCCGGGCGAAGACATCCATGATGGTGTAACCCGGCAGGGCCCGGGGGTCCCCCGGGGGCACCGGGGTGCTGACACCGAAAGAGCCGAGGGCCCAGGTGTACTGCCACTGGGTGGGGGATTCGAGGCGTTTGGTGATCCAGGGTTCGTAAAGGGCCACATCGGTGATGTAGGGGACCTTCAGCCGGTCGGCCACTGCAGAGATGTCGGGATGCATGGCAGGAGGCTCATCTCCGCTCACCAGGAACTGCACCTTGTCCGCCGAGATCGCCTTCTCGGCCCCGGTGGCGGCGATGGCCGGGTCGCTGGCAGCGTCGATGGTCACCAGCTTCAGGGGGATACGGGTGTCCCCGACCTTCACGCCCCCCTCCCTGTTGAGGTCCTCGATGGCGGCCTGGATGCCGAAGAGCCCACCCTGGCCAAAGGGGGCGTAGACCCCGGTCTGGGACTGGACGGCCCCGACCCGGATCTCCTTGCCGGAAGACTTGTCGCAGGCCAGGCTCAGGCCCAGAAGGGCGGCCAAGCCCACCGTCACGGGGGCGAGATACTTCATGGGCGGCTCCTGTTATTCGATGAACTGATCATGCGAAATTGCCAAAGTCCACGGGGGTATGGACTGCAGGGTGCGTAGATGGTGGGTGGGACTTCAGAATTTTTTATCACAGACCCGTCATGGGCGTCACACCGTTTTTCTAGCTGTTAGTCAACTTGTGCTCCGCTCATCCTGGAAGCTTCATGAGCCGATGACTGGGGGACCGGAGAGGCGATATGTTCGAATCTGCTGAGTTGGGCCACAAGATCGACAAGGCGACCTGGGAGCGGGAGATCCCCGCCCTCCGCTCAGAGCTCCTGGAGGCCCAGTACGAGCTGGCCTCTGCCCGCAAGTTCCCGGTGGTCATCCTGATCGCAGGGGTGGATGGTGCCGGGAAGAGCGCCGTGGTCTCCACCCTCAATGAGTGGATGGACCCCCGCCACATCCAGACCAATGGCCTGGACGAGCCCTCGGACGAAGAGCTGGAGCGCCCCTACATGTGGCGCTACTGGCGCCTTCTGCCCCCCAAGGGGAAGATCGGGATCTTCGATGGCAGCTGGTATTCCTGGCCGATCCTCCAGCGGGCCCACGGCAAGATCTCTGGGGAGCGCCTCGACCAGGATATGGACCTGGTCCGGCGCTTCGAACAGATGCTGATCGATGAGGGGGCCCTGGTGCTCAAGTTCTGGATGCACCTCTCCAAAGAGGTTCAGAAGAAGCGCCTCAAGAAGCTGGAGTCCGACCCCAAGACCCAGTGGAGGGTCACGCCCAGGGACTGGCGGCACTTCCAGCTCTACGACACCTTCCGCAGGGTTTCGGAGCAGGCCCTTCGCCGCACGAGCACCGGCGAGGCACCCTGGATCGTGGTGGAGGCGACGGATGCTCGCTACCAGAAGCTTACGGTGGGCAGGATCCTGCTGGAACAGCTCCGGGCTCGGCTTGAGGCGAAGGTGCCAGCCAAGGCCACGAGCTCCGCCCCACCCCTGCTGACGGCCATCGATGGGGTGAACATCCTCCGGACGATGGACCTGGGCCTCAAGCTGGACCGGGAGAGCTACGAACGGGAACTGGAGGGCCTCCAGGGACGGCTCAACCTGTTGACTCGGCACCGCAAGTTCAAGGACCACAATGTGATCTGTGTCTTTGAGGGGCAGGATGCCGCTGGAAAGGGGGGCAGCATCCGACGCATCACCCAGGCCGTGGATGCCCGCTTCTGTCGGATCCAGCCTGTGGCTGCCCCCACTGAGGAGGAGCGGGCCCAGCCCTACCTCTGGCGCTTCTGGCGCCATCTGCCACGGCGGGGTCATATGCTCATCTTTGACCGCTCCTGGTACGGTCGGGTCCTGGTGGAGCGGGTGGAGGGCTTCTGCTCGGAGGCCGACTGGATGCGGGCCTACAGCGAGATCAACGACTTCGAGTCCCAACTGGCCCGGAGCGGGACCATCCTCCTCAAGTTCTGGTTGGCCATCAGCAAGGAAGAGCAGCTCCGTCGCTTCGAGGAGCGGCAGAACACCCAGTTCAAGCGCTTCAAGATCACCGATGAGGATTGGCGCAACCGCGAGAAGTGGGATGAATATGAAATGGCAATATGTGACATGCTGGATAGGACCTCGACGGAGCTCGCCCCCTGGACCCTGGTGGAGAGCGAGGACAAGCTCTACGGTCGCATCAAGATTCTCAGGACGCTCTGCCACCGGATCGAGGCGGAGCTCTGAGGCCGGGTAATCTGGAGGGATGAGCCTGCGCACGAAGGTCGAACTCTATTGTGATGGATCCTGCCTGGGGAATCCCGGTCCCGGAGGCTGGGCCTTCATCCTGAGGGTCCAGACTCCCGAGGGGGTCAGGGAGAAGGAGGGCAGCGGCTGGGAGCCCGAGACCACCAACAACCGCATGGAGCTCATGGGGGCTATCAAGGGGCTGGAATCCCTGACCAGGCCCTGCGATGTGGAGATCTACTGCGACAGCCAGTACGTGGTGAAGGGAGTACAGGGCTGGATCGCCGGGTGGAAGCGGAACGGCTGGCGCAAGGCCGATAAGAGCCCGGTCATCAATGTGGAGCTCTGGAAGACGCTTGAGGCCCTCCTGCAGCGGCACCGGGTGGAGGCGCACTGGGTGAAGGGGCACGCCGGTCATGCCGAGAATGAGCGGGTGGATCAGCTGGCACGGGAGGCCATCGGCGAGGGCGGAAAGGCCGGGTGAGCGGCCGAGTCGGAAAGGCCTGGGCGCTTCTGGCAGAATCGGATGCGCCCCGGCTCCTGCCGGAGGCGCCATCTGCCGGAGGGGTGGGAGCCTTGTCGAACTCGGAGGTCATGGATGTGGTGGTGGTGGGCGCTGGTCCCGCCGGGAACGCTGCTGCGCTGGTCTGTGCCAGGGCCGGTCTGCGGGTCCTCCAGCTCGAGAGGGAACGACTGCCCAGACGCAAGATTTGCGGGGGCGGGCTTTCCGCCAAGGCCCTGGCCTCCGCTCCCCTCCCCCTGGATCCGGTCATCGAGCGGAGGATCGACAGCGCCTGGATCTCCGCCGGACCCGGGCGGGTGGTGCTCCGCCAGCTCCTGCACCCTGGGGCCATGGTCTGTCGGGAGCGGATGGACCACTACATGGCCGAGGCCTCCCGGAGGGCCGGTGCCCGGGTGGAGGAGGACTGTGCCCTCATGGATTGGGAGCGGATCCCGGGCGGGGGGCTGGAACTCTCCACCAGTGCCGGTACCCTGAGGACCCGCCTGCTCCTGGGGGCCGACGGGGTGCACAGTCCCATCCGACGGAAGCTGCTCCCTGGTACCCGGACCCTCCGGGTTCCGGCCATCGAGGCCCTGCTGCAGCCGCCGCTCCGGGTGCTCGAGTCCTTCCGCTCCCGTGCGGCCATGGACTTCCACTGCATCGAGGGGAGTTATGGCTGGATCTTCCCCAAGGCGGATCACCTGAACGTGGGGGTCTACCGATACCGGAGGACTCCTGGGAATACGGACCTGAGGGCTGCCCTCAGCCGCTATATTGCTTCCATGCCGGCCCTGGCCGGGTCGGAAGTGGGGGAGATGCGGGGTTACGAGATCCCGGTGGTGCCCGTGGCGGAGAACCTGGTTTTCGGGGAGATCCTGCTGGCCGGGGACGCCGCCGGGCTGGGCGAGGCCTTCTTCGGCGAGGGCATCCATTTCGCCCTGGCCAGCGGCACTGCCGCAGGACACTGCCTTGTGGCCCACCTGCGGGAGGGTACGCCCCTGTCCGGGTACACCGGATCGGTGCGCTCTCTGATGCGCAGCAACCAGGGCGCGCGCTGGACCTCCGAGCTCTTCTATCGCCTCCCGCCCGCGATGATCGTCCGGATGACCCGGAGCCGCTGGGTGTCCGACCTCTTCGAGAGGACTCTCTCGGGGGACCTCTCCACCTGGGGCTGTCTGGCCGCTGCCCTGGCTACGGCTCCGGCCTGGGCCCTGGCCAGGGGGCTCCCGACGCTGCCGATTGAGGCTGTGGCGGGGCTGGGCTTCAGCCCTGGGTCCGGATCGGAAGCCGGATGATGAAGGCGGTGCCGACTCCCTGGGCTGTCTCGAAGTGCAGGGACCCCTGGTGCCGCTCCACCACCACTTGGTAGGCCACTGCAAGCCCCTGCCCCATGCCCTTGCCGACTTCCTTGGTGGTGAAGAAGGGTTCGAAGATCCTGCCCTGGATCATCTCCGGAATGCCGGGGCCGGTGTCCTGGACCCTCACCTCCACCTGTTTCTGGAAGCGGCGGGTGGAGATGGTGATGCTTCCCCGGCGTCCGCCCTTCTCCAGCTGCTCGCCGAGGGCCTCGGCGGCGTTCATGATCAGGGCCAGGATCACCTGCTTGATGTCGTCTTCGAGGCACTCCACCGGCGGGAGCTCGGGGTCCAGGTCTGAGAGCATGTCGGCGGACTGCTCCCAGCTGTTCCTGGAGATGATGATGGTGCTCTCGATGGTCCGGTTGAGGTCCACGACCTGGGAGCGCCCCTCCCCCCGCTGGGAGAACTCCTTCATGGCCTGGACGATCTGGCCGACCCTCCGGGCCCCTTCCCGGATCTGGGCCGCTGCCCGGGGGATCTCCACTGCCAGGAAATCCAGATCCGCCTCCTGCTGGGCACGGGCGAGCTCCTCCCTGACCTCGCTGGGCGCCCCCTCCGTCAGGGCTTGGGCCTGACGCTCCAGGACCCGGAGCAGGGTGTCGAGGGATTCGGACAGGAAGATGGCGTTGTCCCCGATGTACTGAATGGGCGTGTTGATCTCGTGGGCGATGCCGGCGGCCAACTGGCCCACGGCCTCCATCTTCTGGGCCTGGCGGAGCTGGGCCTCCAGGCCCTGCCGTTCCTGCTCGGCACGATGGGCTTCCGTCATGTCGATGAGGATGACCACCACTGCCTGGATTTGGCCGCTCCTGGCGATGATCGGACTGGTGAAGACTTCGCAGGGGATCCTGTGGCCATCGTGGGTGAGGAGGTCCTGTTCGAGCCTGCCCCCGCCCGTGGGGCCGGCGGGGAGCCCAAACGCGAGGGCGCCGGGCCCCTCCGCTCGCGGCAGGAAGTCCTGGATGCGGAAGCGCCCTCCCTCGTCCTGGGCGAAGCCGAGGAGGGCGGCGAAGCGGCTGTTCACCTCCTGGAAGCGTCCCCCAGGGTCCATCAGACCGATGGACAGCCCGGCATTGTCGAAGACCGCCCGGAAGCGGGCATTGAGCTGGCGGTTGCGGCTCTCCCCACGGAAAAGGGTGAAGGCGCCCAGCAGGATGAGGGCTCCGATGGCTCCCGCCACCAGGATCATGGTCATGGGCTCCTGTCCCTGCCCCTGGCGGGTGGGCAGGAAGGCCACCAGGCTGAGGGCTGAGTCCGGTACGGGGATCCGGTAGGCGTCCAGGTGCTGGATCTTCTCATGCCTGCCACCCGGGGAGAGCTTGAGGCTACCCTTGGAGGGGATGGCCTCAGGGGGCGGCAGTTTCTCCCCCGGCAGCAGGCGGCGGGTCTCCGGGGCCAGGATGGCCCACTGCCCCTGGTAGGCAAGCCCCATGGGGATATCCACCAGGGAGGCGCTCCCGGTGAACCAGCGGTAGGCCGGGCCAAGGGGGAAGCGGGTCACCAGCACGCCCTTCCGCTGTCCCTTGAAGAGATAGATCCGGTGGAGGAGCAGGCTGGGCGAAGGCCCCGGCAGGTAGGTGTAGGCGGGCTCCTCGCCATCGGTCGCCTGCCAGGTCGAGGCTGAAGGGGGCAGCTCCCAGGGCTCTCCTTCCCCGGTGTCGATGAGCCACTGCCCCCGGGGGGCCAGGAAGCCCACCCGGGAGTAGATCTCTTCATTGGTCAGTCTCTTGCGGCCCATGAACTGGCGGAAGGAACTGCTGGCCTCCACCAGGCTGGCTCCCAGTCCGTACTCCATGGACATGCCCAGGGCCTCGTTCTCGAAGTAGGCCAGGAGATCCCGGTTGTTGGCTAGGCTTGTCAGGTCCTCCCGGCGGTCGGCCAGGAAGTAGCCGAGGGCCGATGCCTCTTTCTCCACATCCCCGAGGGTGTGCTCCCGGTTGAGCTTGAGGAGTCGGCTGTGGGCGCGGTAGATGTCCCGCAGCAGGAATGTGCAGTAGCCCACCAGCGCCAGGGCGAGGACGAGCAGGATGAGGCTGCGGGTGTGTCGGGCCGGGCGCAGGGACATGCCTCAGGAGTTTCCTCGGAAGAAGCCCGGGAAGGACTGGGGGGCGGTGGGGTAGTACTTCAGGACGATCCTCTGATAGGTGCCATCGGAGCGGATCTTTATGAGGAAGGTGTTGTAGGCCTCGCGCAGCCTGGGGGCATCCTTGGGGAAGGCGGCACCCATCTCCTGGGGGCCGGTGATGGGGCCCAGGACCTTGAGCCTGCCCCGCCACTTCTGAAGGGCGACCAGGGCGTCGGGCACATCCAGGATGGTGAGCTCGGCCTCCCGGCGCAGGATGGCGGGGGCGATCTCGTTGAGCTGTCCCTTGAAGCAGATGACCTTGGCACCGGCTCCGGCCAGATCGTAGAGGGAGGGGTCAAGGCAGGTCTTCTCCATGGAGAGCACCGACTTCCCCTGCATCATGGCCCGGGTCCGGGCAATGTCCTTCTCCAGGTTCCCGCTGGGCTTGATGGGGCGGAGCCTGGAGTCGGCCCGGGCCACCAGCCAGATCTGGCTGGGGAAGGTCGGCTCCGAGAAGTCCACCAGCTTCTTCCGCCAGGCCAGGATGGTGAAGCCGGTGGCGATAATGTCCCCCTTCACGGGTGTCCCGCCCAGGAACTCCACCTCTCCGCCACTGAGCTTGAAGGTCCGCCCCGTGAGATCGGGGATGATGGTGCCCCAGGTCTCCGGCACGAACTCGTATTTCACCCCGAGATAGGCCGCAAAGCGTTGGGTGAGTTCCGTGTCCATCCCATCCCCGGAGCCGGAGACGAAGTTGGCATAGGGGACCCCCAGATGCCGGAGGACACCGCGGGCGCGGACCTCCTCCAGATCCCCGGCCAGCAGGGTGGTGCCCGCCAGGAGCAGGGAGATGAGCGCGGTCCGGAAAATGGTTCGCAAGTCCATGCAGGCCTCCCCAGGAAGGTCCCCCTTGGGTGGCGATCCCTTCCCCGGGAGGCGGGGCGAGGGGGCGTCTTCGCGGAGGGCATCCGTTCCGCCTTATCGGCTATCCCCCCCGGGACCAAAATCTGAATTTGCTTCTGCGGGCGTGTCAGCTTCCGCTGCAGGGGGTGGTCTGGAGATTGGGGCAGGTGACCACATCTTCGGCTCCGGACCAGGTCCCCAGGTAGGGGGACAGGCGGGCATCGTCGAAGCCCTGGAGCTGGAGTCCACCCACGGCGATCAGGGGGCGCCGGACGAGGATCGGATCCGCAACCATGAGCTGGAGGGCCCCCTCGAAGGAGAGCGCAGTCGGGTCGAGGTCGCCGCGCTTGATGGCCGGGGCCGTGCTGTTCAGGATCTCCTGCGGGTCCTCCGAGCGGAGGAAGGGCCGGAGCCGCTCGACCGTCCAGGCTTCCTCCAGGAGGTTGTGGCAGCGGAGCTGGTGCCCGGCCGCCTCCAGGATCCGCTTCTGCCTGCTGTTATTGATACATCCTGGTTTTTCGTAGAAGTCGATGAGTGCCATGGGTCCTCCTTCTCTCTGGGGTTCCAGAGGGGGCGAAAACGTTCCCACTCGGGTCACGGACACAGATAAGTCCGGAGAGCTTGCGACTCACCAGGGGGCCCCAACGCAGTCGGTATGCCGACCGCCCCGTGCTCTGCCCGGCGGTGGAATCCCGATCTTTGAATCCGAAGCTGAGTCAGACCGATGCCCAGGATCGCTTTTGGGGCTCTGGAGGGTACGTGACCCTCTGGCCCCGGAACTCCCGGAATGTCATGGTGGTTTGAAGGGAGGCGTCATGGCTGTGCTCGAATTCCTGGGTGGGATCGTCTGGGGGCCGGTGGGCATCGTCCTGCTGGTGGGCTCGGGGATCTTCATGACCTTCAGGGCCCGCTTCATCCAGGTGCGGCGCTTCTTCTACTCCTTCGAGCTGATCAGCGGGAAGTTCGACAGCAAGGAGGCCACGGGCGAGGTGACCCACTTCCAGGCTCTCAGTGCGGCCCTCTCCGCCACCATCGGCACCGGGAACATCGCCGGCGTGGCCACGGCCATCACCCTGGGCGGCCCCGGGGCCGTCTTCTGGATGTGGGTGACGGCGGTCTTCGGTATGGCGCTCAAGTATGCGGAGGCCCTTCTCTCCCTCCGCTTCCGGGAAGTCGGTCCGGATGGGGTCATCAGCGCCGGGCCCATGTACTATATCGAGCGGGGTATCGGCCAGAAGTGGCTGGCCTGCCTCTTCGCCCTCTTCGCCGTGATCGCCTCCTTCGGCATCGGCAACATGGTCCAGGCCAACTCGGTGGCCGAGCCCGCCCTCCACAGCTTCGGCATCCCCAAGCTGGTGACCGGGGTGGTCATCGGCATCCTGGTCTTCCTGGTCATCGTGGGGGGCATCAAGCGCATCGGCAAGGTGGCCAGCCTCCTGGTGCCCGCCATGTGCGTGATCTACATCGTGGGGGCTCTGGCGGTGATCCTCATGCACCTGGGCGCCCTGGGTCCCGCCTTCCGGGAGATCTTCGGCCATGCCTTCTCCGCCAGCGCCGCCTCCGGGGGCTTCGCCGGGGCCGCCGTGGCCCAGGCCATCCGCTTCGGTGTCGCCCGAGGTGTCTTCTCCAATGAGGCCGGGCTCGGCTCCGCCCCCATCGCCCATGGAGCGGCCCAGACCGAGGAACCCGTCCGGGAAGGGGTGGTGGCCATGATCGGGCCCTTCGTGGACACCTTGGTCATCTGCACCATGACGGCCCTGGTCATCATCATGACCGGTGCCCACACCCTCATGGGACCCGGGGGGACCGGGCTGACCGGGGCCGTCCTCACCAGCAAGGCCTTCCAGGTGGGGATCGGGGTGGGTCGGCTCGGAGAATACATCGTGGCCGTCGGCATCATCCTCTTCGCTGTCTCCACCGTCATCAGCTGGTCCTACTATGGCGACCGCTCCATCGAATACCTGCTCGGGCGCAAGGCGGTGCTCCCCTACCGCATCTTCTACTGCCTCCTGATCCCCGTGGGGGCGGTGAAGGAGATCGGCTTCGTCTGGACCTTCTCCGATGTGGCCAATGGCTTCATGGCCTGGCCCAACTTGGTGGCGATCCTGCTGCTCTCGCCGGTGGTCGTCCGCATGACCCGAGACTACTTCAGTGACTCCCGCCGGGTGAGGCCGATGCTTCTGGAGGAGGAGGGGTAGACCTGGTCAGCCAAGGGGCCAGGAGGGCGAGCCCGGCCAGCACCAGATAGGCCAGGGAGAGCCGGTAGGGGATGGCCCGCTGGACAGCCTCCGGCAGCCGCCAGGGCAGCCCGATGGCCCCATGGGGCGAAGCTGAGTGGATCACCCCGAAGAAGCTGAGCAGGGCCAGGACGGCGAGACTCAGGGCCGCCCGAAGGAAGCGTCGGTCCACGGTGTCCGCCAGCACCGAGCCCCAGAGCATGCCCGTGATGATGAAGCCGCTGCCCAGCGCGGTGATGAGCAACAGCTCGGGGGTGCCCGGTCCGGTCCCCACCAGCAGGCTGGCGAAGAGGGCTGCGGGCAGGAGCGTGCTGAGCTTGATGCTCAGGAGCTGGGCCAGGGAGGGGAGGTAGGCCAGGGCCACGGCTGGGGCGTGGCGGCGCGGGCAGGCCAGGGTGGCCTGGACCATGATCTCCAGGGCCACGAAGACAAGGATCGGAGCCAGGACCGCCCGGGGGATCAGCTCCACGAAGAAGGAGACCAAGCCGAGCATCCCCCCCAGTCCGATGAAGAGCCCGGTCAGCACCACATAGCCTGAGCGGGCCCCCATGGCCTTGTAAGCGGGTTGCCCGATGTAGGGGGTGGACTGGGCGACCCCGCCGCAGACCCCCGCCACCAGGGTGGCCAGGGCCTCCACCAGCAGGATGTCCCGGGTGGGGAAGTCGTCCCCTGCAGCTCGGGCGCTCTCGGTCACATTGATGCCCCCCACCACGGTGAGGATGGCGAAGGGCAGGGCCAGGGGGAGGTAGTGGAGGGCGGCGGGCAGGCCCTGGAGGAAGCCCAGGGTGGGGAGGGGGAGGCCCGGATGGAGGGTCAGGACCGGGGCGCGGTAGGCTCCCCCGGCGAGGCCCAGGGGGCCCAGCAGGTGGTAAAGGGCGGTGCCCAGGATCACGGCGGCGAGGATGCCCGGGATCCTGAAGGGCAGCTGCAGGCGCCCTGCCAGGGTCGCCAGCACCAGAGCCAGGGCCAGCAGCCCGATGAGCGGCAGGCTGAAGATGTCCAGCAGGGGCAGGAAGCCCATGAGGGCAAGGCTCAGCCCCGCCAGCGAGCCCAGGAGCCCGGCCCGGGGTACTTGACGGCGGACCCAATCCCCGCAGAAGGAGAGGGCCAGCTTGATCAGTCCCATCAGGACCATGACCGCCATGCCGATCCGCCACGCCCCCAGGGCAGCGGCCTCGGGCAGGAGGCCGTGCCCCTTCAGCTCAAGGAAGGCCGGCCCCAGGACCACCAGGGCGAGCCCGATGGTGGAGGGGGTGTCCAGGCCCAGGGGCATGGCCGTGACGCCGGGGTTGCCGGTACGTCTGGCGAGGCGCTTTGCCATCCATGCGTAGGCCAAGTCCCCCAGAAGCACCCCCAGGGCCGTGCCCGGGAACATCCGGCGGTAGACCACATCGGCCGGGAACTGAAAGCCCGCCACCAGGACCCCGGCCAGGAAGGCGAGGACCGCCAGGTTATCGATCATCAGTCCCAGGAAGCCGCTGAGGTCCCCCAGGACCCACCCCCGCTGCTGCGCTTCTGCATCCGTCTGCATGGCTCTGACTCCTGGCTGTGCCGGGAGTCAGTGTGGATCCGTTCAGGAGCCCGGATCAATCAGCGGAGGGACTCAGGGGACGAGTCCGGTGTGGTCCCGAGCCCGGTCCGGGAAGCGGATGCGGGCATAGGTCTGGGCGTCCATGGAACTGTTGACCGCCCGCCGGGCCTCCTCCACCAGGTAGGGGAGGTGGGCCTCCGGCGAGGTGCGGAGGCGTTCGAAATAGGCTTCCTTGGTGGTGTGCGGGAGGGGGAGCTCCTCGATCACCGTCCGGGCCTGGGCCACGGCTCGGGGGGAGGCCAGGCTCCGGTTCTGGGGCAACTGCCGGGTCATGACCAGACCGATGGCGACGAGGGTGAGGGCGATGGCAACGACAAGGTTTCTCATGGCAGCCTCCGAGCTTGGATGTGGCCGCATCAAGGAGGCCCCGTGCGAGATCACCGGGGACTTCTGTGTGCTGGCTGGACCCGCTTCTGTCCATCCTTATCCAAAGCTGTGCCATGATTTTAAATAATGTAATAATTGATGTTGATATGATGACGCATGGCTTGATATGGCGCATGCGACATTTTAGCTTTGGTTTGAGTGTCTTATTTGACTGTTTGTGATCAACCTGTCGGATATGACATCTCGTCATGAGCGGTGGATGTTCACCGCGGGTCTCGGCCGCCCGTATCTCTTCCGAAGGGGATCCCCAACTTCCGGAGCCGGTGCCGGAGGGTGCTTCCGTTGATCCGCAGCAGCTCCGCCGCGCCCCCCGGCCCCAGGATCCGTCCCTGGGTCAGGTCCAGGACCGCGGCGAGGTGGCGGGCCATGGCCTCGTCGAGGGCCAGGGGGCCCGAGAGCGCAGCCCGGGTCCCGTCCGTCCGGGGCTGGCTCCCGAGGCTGCTGAAGAGGAGGGGGCCCGCTGGGTTCAGGATCAGCTCCCGCTCCACCAGATTCTCCAGCTCCCGGACATTCCCAGGCCAGTCATAGTCCTCCAGTCGGATCAGGGCCCCCGGGGCCAGGGCGGGCAGGACGGCGATGCCAAGCTCCTGCCCTTTCACCCTGAGGAAGTGGCGGACCAGCCCGGGGATGTCCTCCTTGCGATGGCGGAGGGGGGGGACGGGGATGGGGAAGACATTGATCCGGTACCAGAGGTCCTCGCGGAAGGCGCCCTCCTTCACCATCTGCTCCAGATTGCGG
The sequence above is drawn from the uncultured Holophaga sp. genome and encodes:
- a CDS encoding ABC transporter substrate-binding protein: MGPLHQGCTRHRRHNPPDLTERWTKATSKAPNPAVATGYAAIQVLVDAIQRAGSAAPDKVNAALAQTDLKTIYHRVKFDADHFNRCPLAFAQWVKTDKPQKWEMKVVFSDHSYWPANASPVFPIP
- a CDS encoding ABC transporter substrate-binding protein — translated: MKYLAPVTVGLAALLGLSLACDKSSGKEIRVGAVQSQTGVYAPFGQGGLFGIQAAIEDLNREGGVKVGDTRIPLKLVTIDAASDPAIAATGAEKAISADKVQFLVSGDEPPAMHPDISAVADRLKVPYITDVALYEPWITKRLESPTQWQYTWALGSFGVSTPVPPGDPRALPGYTIMDVFARMLNACGGKTNKKIGLLCSDDPDGNENYHNLPASLRNLGFTLVGLDQKVGLMPLDTTDFSPAIKAWKEAGVEILIGNAPSPFFVKAYQQARAQGLKPKIVIMGRAALFHDDIMQLGGDLPNGIGTEQWWDPSIKDAPGIGGTTPLT
- the pap gene encoding polyphosphate:AMP phosphotransferase, yielding MFESAELGHKIDKATWEREIPALRSELLEAQYELASARKFPVVILIAGVDGAGKSAVVSTLNEWMDPRHIQTNGLDEPSDEELERPYMWRYWRLLPPKGKIGIFDGSWYSWPILQRAHGKISGERLDQDMDLVRRFEQMLIDEGALVLKFWMHLSKEVQKKRLKKLESDPKTQWRVTPRDWRHFQLYDTFRRVSEQALRRTSTGEAPWIVVEATDARYQKLTVGRILLEQLRARLEAKVPAKATSSAPPLLTAIDGVNILRTMDLGLKLDRESYERELEGLQGRLNLLTRHRKFKDHNVICVFEGQDAAGKGGSIRRITQAVDARFCRIQPVAAPTEEERAQPYLWRFWRHLPRRGHMLIFDRSWYGRVLVERVEGFCSEADWMRAYSEINDFESQLARSGTILLKFWLAISKEEQLRRFEERQNTQFKRFKITDEDWRNREKWDEYEMAICDMLDRTSTELAPWTLVESEDKLYGRIKILRTLCHRIEAEL
- the rnhA gene encoding ribonuclease HI → MSLRTKVELYCDGSCLGNPGPGGWAFILRVQTPEGVREKEGSGWEPETTNNRMELMGAIKGLESLTRPCDVEIYCDSQYVVKGVQGWIAGWKRNGWRKADKSPVINVELWKTLEALLQRHRVEAHWVKGHAGHAENERVDQLAREAIGEGGKAG
- a CDS encoding geranylgeranyl reductase family protein, with product MSNSEVMDVVVVGAGPAGNAAALVCARAGLRVLQLERERLPRRKICGGGLSAKALASAPLPLDPVIERRIDSAWISAGPGRVVLRQLLHPGAMVCRERMDHYMAEASRRAGARVEEDCALMDWERIPGGGLELSTSAGTLRTRLLLGADGVHSPIRRKLLPGTRTLRVPAIEALLQPPLRVLESFRSRAAMDFHCIEGSYGWIFPKADHLNVGVYRYRRTPGNTDLRAALSRYIASMPALAGSEVGEMRGYEIPVVPVAENLVFGEILLAGDAAGLGEAFFGEGIHFALASGTAAGHCLVAHLREGTPLSGYTGSVRSLMRSNQGARWTSELFYRLPPAMIVRMTRSRWVSDLFERTLSGDLSTWGCLAAALATAPAWALARGLPTLPIEAVAGLGFSPGSGSEAG
- a CDS encoding ATP-binding protein, whose protein sequence is MSLRPARHTRSLILLVLALALVGYCTFLLRDIYRAHSRLLKLNREHTLGDVEKEASALGYFLADRREDLTSLANNRDLLAYFENEALGMSMEYGLGASLVEASSSFRQFMGRKRLTNEEIYSRVGFLAPRGQWLIDTGEGEPWELPPSASTWQATDGEEPAYTYLPGPSPSLLLHRIYLFKGQRKGVLVTRFPLGPAYRWFTGSASLVDIPMGLAYQGQWAILAPETRRLLPGEKLPPPEAIPSKGSLKLSPGGRHEKIQHLDAYRIPVPDSALSLVAFLPTRQGQGQEPMTMILVAGAIGALILLGAFTLFRGESRNRQLNARFRAVFDNAGLSIGLMDPGGRFQEVNSRFAALLGFAQDEGGRFRIQDFLPRAEGPGALAFGLPAGPTGGGRLEQDLLTHDGHRIPCEVFTSPIIARSGQIQAVVVILIDMTEAHRAEQERQGLEAQLRQAQKMEAVGQLAAGIAHEINTPIQYIGDNAIFLSESLDTLLRVLERQAQALTEGAPSEVREELARAQQEADLDFLAVEIPRAAAQIREGARRVGQIVQAMKEFSQRGEGRSQVVDLNRTIESTIIISRNSWEQSADMLSDLDPELPPVECLEDDIKQVILALIMNAAEALGEQLEKGGRRGSITISTRRFQKQVEVRVQDTGPGIPEMIQGRIFEPFFTTKEVGKGMGQGLAVAYQVVVERHQGSLHFETAQGVGTAFIIRLPIRTQG
- a CDS encoding transporter substrate-binding domain-containing protein, producing MDLRTIFRTALISLLLAGTTLLAGDLEEVRARGVLRHLGVPYANFVSGSGDGMDTELTQRFAAYLGVKYEFVPETWGTIIPDLTGRTFKLSGGEVEFLGGTPVKGDIIATGFTILAWRKKLVDFSEPTFPSQIWLVARADSRLRPIKPSGNLEKDIARTRAMMQGKSVLSMEKTCLDPSLYDLAGAGAKVICFKGQLNEIAPAILRREAELTILDVPDALVALQKWRGRLKVLGPITGPQEMGAAFPKDAPRLREAYNTFLIKIRSDGTYQRIVLKYYPTAPQSFPGFFRGNS